Proteins co-encoded in one Carassius gibelio isolate Cgi1373 ecotype wild population from Czech Republic chromosome A15, carGib1.2-hapl.c, whole genome shotgun sequence genomic window:
- the LOC128028716 gene encoding E3 ubiquitin-protein ligase rififylin isoform X2 has product MWASCCGWLCLDDPTVDHSRSSTRHQAFTNSGFSSYPSPTAPEHTCKACGGRFDSIARKHMCMDCKKSFCSRCSTQQDLQPWLCPTCQRFRGILFERAELMKLKVKDLRDYLHLHGIPTQMCREKEELVELVLSQQTPSSDTHIPPPPVSTQGPPDTPVITVSPLADNSTTELGPRTRAAEDAQSSDSEEVLAPGRRASLSDLRSVEDIEDLSVRQLKEILARNFVDYKGCCEKWELMERVTRLYHDQKELQNMVSNATEGTDAGAGTAVDESLCKICMDSPIDCVLLECGHMVTCTKCGKRMSECPICRQYVVRAVHVFRS; this is encoded by the exons ATGTGGGCCAGCTGCTGCGGCTGGCTCTGTCTGGATGACCCCACCGTGGACCACAGCAGGAGCAGCACACGTCACCAGGCCTTCACCAACTCGGGCTTCAGCAGTTACCCATCTCCCACCGCTCCAGAACACACCTGCAAGGCTTGTGGAGGCCGCTTCGACAGCATAGCCAGGAAG CACATGTGCATGGACTGCAAGAAAAGCTTCTGCAGCCGCTGCTCCACGCAGCAGGACCTCCAGCCATGGCTGTGCCCCACGTGCCAGCGCTTCCGGGGGATCCTGTTCGAGCGCGCCGAGCTGATGAAGCTCAAGGTGAAGGATCTGAGGGACTACCTCCACCTGCACGGGATCCCCACGCAGATGTGCCGCGAGAAAGAGGAGCTGGTGGAGCTGGTCCTCAGCCAGCAGACGCCTTCATCTGACACACACATTCCTCCACCCCCAGTGAGCACACAGGGTCCCCCTGACACCCCCGTCATAACCGTGAGCCCGCTGGCGGACAACAGCACCACAGAACTGGGACCTCGGACTCGAGCAGCGGAAGATGCACAG tCCTCAGACTCGGAGGAAGTGCTGGCTCCGGGGCGACGGGCGTCTCTCTCTGACCTCCGATCAGTGGAGGACATCGAGGATCTGAGCGTCCGGCAGCTGAAGGAGATCCTGGCCAGGAACTTCGTGGACTATAAGGGCTGCTGTGAGAAATGGGAGCTGATGGAGAGAGTGACGCGTCTGTACCACGACCAGAAGGAGCTGCAGAACATGG tgtctAACGCCACAGAAGGCACAG ACGCTGGCGCTGGGACGGCCGTGGACGAGAGTCTGTGTAAGATCTGTATGGACTCGCCCATCGACTGTGTTCTTCTGGAGTGTGGTCACATGGTCACGTGCACAAAGTGCGGCAAGCGCATGAGCGAGTGTCCCATCTGCAGACAGTACGTGGTGCGAGCAGTGCACGTGTTCAGATCCTGA
- the LOC128028716 gene encoding E3 ubiquitin-protein ligase rififylin isoform X1 produces the protein MWASCCGWLCLDDPTVDHSRSSTRHQAFTNSGFSSYPSPTAPEHTCKACGGRFDSIARKHMCMDCKKSFCSRCSTQQDLQPWLCPTCQRFRGILFERAELMKLKVKDLRDYLHLHGIPTQMCREKEELVELVLSQQTPSSDTHIPPPPVSTQGPPDTPVITVSPLADNSTTELGPRTRAAEDAQSLAEVTAEGETAAELQEEQESQSSDSEEVLAPGRRASLSDLRSVEDIEDLSVRQLKEILARNFVDYKGCCEKWELMERVTRLYHDQKELQNMVSNATEGTDAGAGTAVDESLCKICMDSPIDCVLLECGHMVTCTKCGKRMSECPICRQYVVRAVHVFRS, from the exons ATGTGGGCCAGCTGCTGCGGCTGGCTCTGTCTGGATGACCCCACCGTGGACCACAGCAGGAGCAGCACACGTCACCAGGCCTTCACCAACTCGGGCTTCAGCAGTTACCCATCTCCCACCGCTCCAGAACACACCTGCAAGGCTTGTGGAGGCCGCTTCGACAGCATAGCCAGGAAG CACATGTGCATGGACTGCAAGAAAAGCTTCTGCAGCCGCTGCTCCACGCAGCAGGACCTCCAGCCATGGCTGTGCCCCACGTGCCAGCGCTTCCGGGGGATCCTGTTCGAGCGCGCCGAGCTGATGAAGCTCAAGGTGAAGGATCTGAGGGACTACCTCCACCTGCACGGGATCCCCACGCAGATGTGCCGCGAGAAAGAGGAGCTGGTGGAGCTGGTCCTCAGCCAGCAGACGCCTTCATCTGACACACACATTCCTCCACCCCCAGTGAGCACACAGGGTCCCCCTGACACCCCCGTCATAACCGTGAGCCCGCTGGCGGACAACAGCACCACAGAACTGGGACCTCGGACTCGAGCAGCGGAAGATGCACAG AGCTTGGCTGAGGTGACAGCTGAAGGCGAGACGGCCGCTGAGCTGCAGGAGGAGCAGGAGTCGCAG tCCTCAGACTCGGAGGAAGTGCTGGCTCCGGGGCGACGGGCGTCTCTCTCTGACCTCCGATCAGTGGAGGACATCGAGGATCTGAGCGTCCGGCAGCTGAAGGAGATCCTGGCCAGGAACTTCGTGGACTATAAGGGCTGCTGTGAGAAATGGGAGCTGATGGAGAGAGTGACGCGTCTGTACCACGACCAGAAGGAGCTGCAGAACATGG tgtctAACGCCACAGAAGGCACAG ACGCTGGCGCTGGGACGGCCGTGGACGAGAGTCTGTGTAAGATCTGTATGGACTCGCCCATCGACTGTGTTCTTCTGGAGTGTGGTCACATGGTCACGTGCACAAAGTGCGGCAAGCGCATGAGCGAGTGTCCCATCTGCAGACAGTACGTGGTGCGAGCAGTGCACGTGTTCAGATCCTGA